Below is a window of Terriglobales bacterium DNA.
GCCGGCATCGATTGCCGGCGACGTTGGTTGCAGCCTGTAGTTCCCGCCCGCAAGGTCCATGAAGAGGGGAGCCGCCGAGATGTTGCCGTTATTCCCGAGCACGGCTCCGCAGGTTCCCTCATAGGCGTTTGCAAGCGGCGAGTACAGATCGTTGTGGCTGAACAGCGGCGGCTGGCTGGAGTACACCGGGTCACAATGTACCGTTGCATCGCTGTTATTTCCGAAGATGATGTTATTGGTCAGGGGAGTGGCGGAGTAGTAGCCAGCAATGTAAACAGCATTGCCAGTCTGCGCCCCGCTGCTGATTGTATTGTTGAGCAGGTACGCTCCCCGAGAGTTATACGGCACGGAAAGGTAGACACCGCTGACCTGCCGGTTGTTAGCCAAGGCGCTTACGTTATCGACGATTACGTTACCCACAATCAGTTCGCTCACTGAATTGATGATCCAGATGCCCCCGGTGTCATACGCCGAGTTTCCCTTGACCAGGTTGTTTTGGAAGACGACATTCCCAGCACCGTTCAGCGCGACCCCGCCGCCTTCACCATTCTTCGCCGTGTTGTTCACGATTTGGTTTCCCACGATGATGTTCGGGCCGTTGCTTCGCGATCCGCCGACGTAGATGCCCGCGCCGCTTCCTCCACTGCAACCAGTCCCCAAGTCTCCGTTGTTGCTGATGACGTTGCTGGCAATCGTAGCCGAGCTTCCCCCGAGGTACACGGCGCTCATATTGCAGCCGGTGTTGTCGCGAATCACGTTATTCCGCACGGTCGGTGCAGAGTTTCTGATTTTCACGCCTCCACCCATGCCGAACGACTCGAGGCCATCTCGTATCGTGAACCCGTCCAGCACCGCGGTCGCGGGTTCGTTCGTGACGAACTGCACCACCGGGGCCTTCTGGCCGCCGTCAATAATCGTCGCGGCCGCTCCGCTGGCGCTCACCACGGTGATCGCTTTGCCCTTGAAGTCGAGATTCTCGGTGTACGTGCCGGGCGCGACCAGGACGGTATCACCGTTGTTCGCGACGTCGATGGCTCCCTGGATGGTTGCGACATCGGCTGGAACATTGATCGTGGTTTGGGCTGCGCTGCCCACCGCCACGGCCACTAAGAACAAAATGCTTCTCAGAGCAAAAACACGAATATGAAGACCACTCATGCAGCCTCCTAGGCAGGGCAAGATCGCTTCCAGTTATGATTTTTTGAAATTGCGCTCAGATGTTAAGCGAGAAATCGCTTGCTTGCGTTCATCGAGGGGTTACGTCGGTAATGCCTTCATTCCTAAAATACGAGTTAGGAGGCTCATTACAAGTCTGTCGTAGCACTGCCACTTCTTAAACTGATCGTGCCGCGTCTGCCCGAGGGGTCCTCGGAGGTCGGTTAAACTCTCTTTGAGTTTTAAGTCCTCTTACCCGCCAGGAGAGGTTGCCATGCATTGCGATCCTGAAGTCTTGAAGCAGGTCCCACTCTTTTCCCGCCTCGACGACGACGAGGCCAGCGTTCTTGCCGGCCAAGTGGAAATGAAGTCGTTTGCTACTCGCCAGCGCATTTACAAACGGGGCGATGCCGG
It encodes the following:
- a CDS encoding right-handed parallel beta-helix repeat-containing protein: MAVAVGSAAQTTINVPADVATIQGAIDVANNGDTVLVAPGTYTENLDFKGKAITVVSASGAAATIIDGGQKAPVVQFVTNEPATAVLDGFTIRDGLESFGMGGGVKIRNSAPTVRNNVIRDNTGCNMSAVYLGGSSATIASNVISNNGDLGTGCSGGSGAGIYVGGSRSNGPNIIVGNQIVNNTAKNGEGGGVALNGAGNVVFQNNLVKGNSAYDTGGIWIINSVSELIVGNVIVDNVSALANNRQVSGVYLSVPYNSRGAYLLNNTISSGAQTGNAVYIAGYYSATPLTNNIIFGNNSDATVHCDPVYSSQPPLFSHNDLYSPLANAYEGTCGAVLGNNGNISAAPLFMDLAGGNYRLQPTSPAIDAG